The DNA region CGGACGATGCAATCAAGGAAATGACGCGCTTCGGTCTTCAGCGCCTCAGTGTTATCGAGTTGCGGCGCCCACATGTCGCCGGCGCGGTAGCCCACCAGCATCTTGTACACGGCCTCGCTGCCGCCCTTTTGGAGCTCCGTCGTCACGCCCTTGTCGTAGACCTTGACCTTTTCGCTGGGCTCCACATCGTCATAGATGACCATCTTCCGGCTCCCACCGATCAACGTGCGGCGCACCTTGACCGGCGCAAGCCAGTTCACGTGGATGTGGGCGATCAACGATGAGTCGTAGAACAGCGTCAGGTATGCGATGTTTTCCGGCTCTTTCGGAAAATGCCGCATGCCGGTCGCGGAGACAGCCCGGGGGCGCCCCGGCAGAAGGTGTTCCATGATCGAAAGATCGTGTACGGCCAGATCCCAGAGAACATTCACGTCATGCTGAAAGAGGCCGAGATTCACGCGGACTGAGTCATAGTAATAGAGGTCTCCGACGTCACCCTTGTCGATCAAGTCTTTGATCGCCCGAACGCTGCCGGTATAGACGAAAGTGTGATCGACCATGAGTGTCAGACCCCGTCGGTCGGCTTCTTCGGTCAGCCTGACGGCCTGTTCCGTCGTCATGGTCAAGGGCTTCTCCACCAACACATGTTTTCCGGCCTGCAGCGCCTGGAGCGCCAGATCGAAGTGGGTGGACACCGGTGTGGCGATCACCACGGCATCCACCGCCGGCGACTTCAGCAGATCTTGAACCCGGGTCGTGACGGTCACGCCGGGATAGCGGGAGGCGGCCAGACTCAGCCGTTCCATCCGAAGGTCACTGACCGCCAACACCCTGGCATCGGGCATCTCATGAAAATTCCTGACCATGTTGGGGCCCCAGTAACCAAATCCGATCACGCCGATTCCGATCATGTCAGGCACTCCTCTGCTTCAAGGCCTCGAATCGCGCCGGCACCCCCAGTACGGTGGTACGAGGCGGGACGTCATGGGTGACGACCGCGCCGGCTCCGACCAACGCGCCCTCCCCGATCGTAACCCCACACATAATGACTGCTCCGCTGCCGATCGACGCACCCCGCTTGACCAGAATCGGAATGACCGTCCAGTCGGCTTCCGATTGCAGATGTCCGTCGATACTGGCCTTTGGGTAGCGGTCGTTGATAAACACGACTCCATGTCCCACAAACACATCGTCTTGAATCGTGACGCCCTCGCAGATAAAGGTGTGCGAGGAGATCTTGCACCGCTCTCCCACAGACGCATTCTTCTGAATTTCGACGAACGCGCCGATCTTGGTATCTTTTCCGATCCGGCACCCATACAGGTTCACCAGTTCCGGATGGTGGATCACGACGCTGCTGTCGACCATCACGTTCGGGCTGATAGGCATCCTACGACTCCCGCTTCGTTGCCGCTTGCATGACTGGCAAGATACATGCCGGGCGCCATACCGCTCAGGGCGTTGAATTGCCCGGCTCCGGCTGCCTTTCCGCCAATGGCCGGACACGGAGTCGGCAAGTTCTGCCTGGTACCTAGGAAGATTTGGATCGACGGGGCAAGCGAGACAACGAACACGAGGCGAGGGAGCGTGAAGCAGGATCAGGAGATCAACGTACGGAGGACGATGCATCGACCGCTCGGCTAGCCCATTGCTCAAGGGTCTTCTGCACCGACGCCCCCCACCCGCGATATTCAATGGATTCTTTCCCGTCGAATCGGAACTCCACACCAAGCTCGGTCACGTCGCCGACGGGTGCGATATTTCGTACGATGCCCGCCAAGTTACTGATGTGGCCGATGCCCAGAACCTCAAACTCCATGCGAAGACACATCCCAGGAAAGAAATCATGGGCGGCACGCTGGAGCGAGATACAACAGCCCGCCGCGCTGAGGTCTCGTAACAACCCGCCGATCCGGTCCGGCGTCTCGGAGCGGGGTGTCGGAAGTCCGTCACTCACCCGCGTCAAAACCAACGGCTCGTTCGTGGCAATTCGGCAATGTTTGCGAAGGGCTACTTCTTCCCGGTTGGTCGGATAGGTCAGGAGAAGAAAGGGAAACGGGACGTGGTGGGTTGAGAGGACCTCGCTCCGGAACCCCACCATGCGGCCCTGGTACATATATCTAATGACGCACTGAGATCCGGCTGCGCAAGGCACCGGCTGCCCCAATTGAAAGGGCCACTCGCACATCAACCATGCCCCTTCCCTCCATCCGAGCAACGATGACCCGTACTGACTGCGGTTATCGGCCCCTGAAAGGTGCATTTGGAGGGGTAGGCCTACCGCCAAAAACGATCCAGCAGACTGACAGGGAAGACTTGGTTCGCCCATAACGTCCTCTGTTGGCCAAGAATGTGCAGCAACAGGCTCTTATGAGTCGTATCGGCATCTATCTGGAAAACCTTAAGCTCCCCTGTAGGCAACAGACCGGATTTAAGCGGATTCCACCAACAACCGATATCGTTGAGCGACGCGTATCACCTGCTGTCGACGACTGCTACTCACCCTGACGCCTGTATAGGAGCCATGGCCAGCACAAAGCGAATCACCATCGACCAGCTCAAGCCCGGCATGTTCGTCGTGGCGATGGATCAGCCGTGGTACCGAACCCCGTTTCTTTTTCACAAACGCCTGATCGCCGGCCCCGACGACATCGACCAAATGCGTCGGCACGGCATCCATGAAATCACCATCGACATCGAAAAGGGACTCGACCTCGACGCCACGCCTGTGGCGGTAGTCACCCCTTCCTCACCGGCGCCCGTCGCCCCGGCCGAGCAACCACCGCAGACGCATCAAGCTTCACCGACAGCCATGGAAGCCGCCCAAGTTTCGTATCGTGAGGCCACGGCGGCCATGGAACGCATTTTCGCTGAGCTCGAGGCAGGGCATGCGCCGAATATTGAGGCCGTCAAATCCGTCGTGGCGAAGGTCATGGATCAGATCCTCCTCCACCAGGAATCCATGCTGGCTCAGTTTTGCGTGCAGAAGATGCGCCGCTTCGATCGCACGTTGGCCAGTCACGGCTTGGACGTGTGCGTGCTGTCCTTGATC from Nitrospiraceae bacterium includes:
- a CDS encoding Gfo/Idh/MocA family oxidoreductase — encoded protein: MIGIGVIGFGYWGPNMVRNFHEMPDARVLAVSDLRMERLSLAASRYPGVTVTTRVQDLLKSPAVDAVVIATPVSTHFDLALQALQAGKHVLVEKPLTMTTEQAVRLTEEADRRGLTLMVDHTFVYTGSVRAIKDLIDKGDVGDLYYYDSVRVNLGLFQHDVNVLWDLAVHDLSIMEHLLPGRPRAVSATGMRHFPKEPENIAYLTLFYDSSLIAHIHVNWLAPVKVRRTLIGGSRKMVIYDDVEPSEKVKVYDKGVTTELQKGGSEAVYKMLVGYRAGDMWAPQLDNTEALKTEARHFLDCIVR
- a CDS encoding N-acetyltransferase, whose product is MPISPNVMVDSSVVIHHPELVNLYGCRIGKDTKIGAFVEIQKNASVGERCKISSHTFICEGVTIQDDVFVGHGVVFINDRYPKASIDGHLQSEADWTVIPILVKRGASIGSGAVIMCGVTIGEGALVGAGAVVTHDVPPRTTVLGVPARFEALKQRSA
- a CDS encoding flagellar brake protein, producing the protein MGEPSLPCQSAGSFLAVGLPLQMHLSGADNRSQYGSSLLGWREGAWLMCEWPFQLGQPVPCAAGSQCVIRYMYQGRMVGFRSEVLSTHHVPFPFLLLTYPTNREEVALRKHCRIATNEPLVLTRVSDGLPTPRSETPDRIGGLLRDLSAAGCCISLQRAAHDFFPGMCLRMEFEVLGIGHISNLAGIVRNIAPVGDVTELGVEFRFDGKESIEYRGWGASVQKTLEQWASRAVDASSSVR